A genomic segment from Alkalilimnicola ehrlichii MLHE-1 encodes:
- a CDS encoding D-alanine--D-alanine ligase: MSSEQAAAMGRVAVLMGGDSAEREISLISGRAVFEALRRRGVDAEAVDTAQVALAELTGFDRAFIALHGRGGEDGVIQGALEALGVPYTGSGVLGCAIGMDKWRTKLLWRGAELPVPPGALLRPETNRQALIGSVGLPLMIKPAHEGSSIGMAKVERPEELEAARAEAARYDDLVLAERWIEGGEYTVAILGEEALPAIRLETPRGFYDFEAKYRSGDTRYHCPAGLTEAEEQQIRQLALDAFRVAGASGWGRVDFMRDRQGRFWLLEINTIPGMTDHSLVPMAARAVGIDFDELCWRILLDSRRREAGRP, encoded by the coding sequence ATGAGCAGCGAACAGGCAGCGGCGATGGGCCGGGTGGCGGTGCTGATGGGGGGCGACTCCGCCGAGCGTGAGATCTCCCTGATCAGCGGCCGGGCCGTGTTCGAGGCGTTGCGCCGTCGCGGTGTTGATGCGGAGGCGGTGGATACCGCCCAGGTGGCGCTGGCGGAACTGACCGGTTTCGACCGGGCCTTCATTGCCCTGCACGGCCGTGGCGGCGAGGACGGGGTCATCCAGGGGGCGCTGGAGGCCCTGGGCGTGCCCTATACCGGCAGCGGTGTCCTGGGTTGCGCCATCGGCATGGACAAGTGGCGCACCAAGCTGCTCTGGCGTGGCGCCGAGCTGCCGGTGCCGCCCGGGGCGCTGCTGCGCCCGGAGACCAACCGCCAGGCGCTCATCGGCAGCGTCGGCCTGCCGCTGATGATCAAGCCGGCCCATGAGGGGTCGAGTATCGGCATGGCCAAGGTGGAGCGGCCGGAGGAGCTGGAGGCCGCCCGCGCCGAGGCCGCCCGCTACGACGACCTGGTGCTCGCCGAGCGCTGGATCGAGGGCGGGGAGTACACCGTGGCCATCCTGGGCGAGGAGGCGCTGCCGGCCATTCGACTGGAGACCCCGCGCGGTTTCTACGACTTCGAGGCCAAGTACCGCAGCGGGGACACCCGCTACCACTGTCCGGCCGGGCTCACCGAGGCCGAGGAGCAGCAGATCCGCCAGTTGGCGCTGGACGCCTTCCGGGTGGCCGGTGCCAGCGGCTGGGGCCGGGTGGATTTCATGCGCGACCGGCAGGGCCGGTTCTGGTTGTTGGAGATCAACACCATCCCCGGCATGACCGATCACTCCCTGGTGCCCATGGCGGCCCGGGCGGTGGGTATCGACTTCGACGAACTCTGCTGGCGGATCCTGCTCGACAGCCGCCGGCGGGAGGCGGGGCGGCCATGA